The Nitrosomonas sp. PY1 genomic sequence CGATAACAGAATATGATCTCCTTCTTTTAAGCCGCTGGTAACTTCAGTAAAACTCCAATTACTTAAACCTTTTTCGATAGGTTGTTCAATGAGGCGATTATTGGCGTCAACTAGCCAGACTTTGTTATTTTGCCGGAGTGTTTGTGTCGGAATTCGTAACACGTTATTCTTCCTTGCGAGTATCACTTCTACATCGGCGCTGTAGCCCACTAAAAGTCCTTTTGTAGGAGAAGAATGAAAGTCAACCTCAATATCGACAGTACGCGCTTGTTTTTCTATTTCAGTGATAAAAGGTGCGATACGCCGAACTTTTCCAGGAAAAACTTTATCTTGCATGGCGTCCAGCGTAATACGAACTTCCTGGTCGACTTGAATTTTGGGAGCATCGACTTCATCCATGGGCGCTGAAACGTATAAACATTGATCATCGATAAGATCAATCGTTGGTGGAGTGGGAATCCCAGGAGGAGAAGGCGTAGTGAATTCTCCCAGTTCGCCGCTGATATGACCTATAACGCCAGAGAATGGTGCGGTAATGATGGTGCGGTCAATGGTTGCTTGACTCACGCGAATTTGCGCTTCCGCTCGCTTGATATCGGATATGGCTGCTTCGCAGCTTGCACGACGGGAGTTTGCGTTTGCACGAGTATCGTCCACTCGTTGGGGGCTAACAAAGTTTTTGCTGAGTAGCTGTTGCGTTCGAATATATTCGCGTTGTGCATTATCAGCTAAAATGCAAGCTTCTTGTCTGCGTTCTTGTGCTGTTGCAAGCTGTCGTTGTGCCAAATCCAGCTGCGCTCGCAAGTCATGATTCCATAATTCCAATAAAACTTGTCCTGCTTGCACACGGTCACCTTCTCTTATCCAAATCTTCGCGATCTGTCCACCTGAAGCCGGAGCAAGATTAGATCTTCGACAAGATTTGACTGTACCTGCGCGAGTATTCACAATAACTGCTTCTACGTCACCTGTAGAAACAGTTATCCATTCAACCAATATCGGTTTGGGGCGTATGTAATACCAACCAGCCAGTAATAAAATACTGATCACAACGATAATAGTTATCCATCGAAGTGAATTCTGAGTATGAGGTTTCATGTGATATGTCAATTGTTTCAGAAAGAATAACGCATCAGTTGTGTTTCAATTTAAAACTGCGTATTTTACATCTTTAAGCTGAAATCCCGACAAATAGCTGTGCAGGAAATTAATTTAACTCGTAGGGTAATAATCTAATTTTATGACTGATCTTTGGCGTAACAAATTCATTCAATCGGACGAAGACCAACCTACGGGTATGGAAGATATTCGTCCTGACGAAAGCGACTTCTCGGTACTTGATCCGAAGACATTTGGAGCGA encodes the following:
- a CDS encoding efflux RND transporter periplasmic adaptor subunit, translated to MKPHTQNSLRWITIIVVISILLLAGWYYIRPKPILVEWITVSTGDVEAVIVNTRAGTVKSCRRSNLAPASGGQIAKIWIREGDRVQAGQVLLELWNHDLRAQLDLAQRQLATAQERRQEACILADNAQREYIRTQQLLSKNFVSPQRVDDTRANANSRRASCEAAISDIKRAEAQIRVSQATIDRTIITAPFSGVIGHISGELGEFTTPSPPGIPTPPTIDLIDDQCLYVSAPMDEVDAPKIQVDQEVRITLDAMQDKVFPGKVRRIAPFITEIEKQARTVDIEVDFHSSPTKGLLVGYSADVEVILARKNNVLRIPTQTLRQNNKVWLVDANNRLIEQPIEKGLSNWSFTEVTSGLKEGDHILLSSDQDGIKSGVLVSTSPKAP